One genomic segment of Paenibacillus xylanexedens includes these proteins:
- a CDS encoding glycosyltransferase family 2 protein has product MNTPDQHRGEGRHGRNNKVNARNVVRRKGHSHHNITPNISTHSDNSRSENNRNGSISSEKKAARRATQHDLSRPDMAVLHAAGRRSIRKSRRKGKSRRTAKGARLYKQGYTRGYNEGIRQGQSSFGLVFEGVSIIIPTYNQREYVLKCVSSIEKHTPAPFEIIVVDNASKDGTAEAMLRKGGMVRVAALDKNRGFAGGVNHGLMMARGRHIIVLNNDTLVTPGWLDNMMTCLASDPKIGVVGPVTNYIGGDQQIQVPYREVEEMWSFAATHNRPDADKHRITDRLVGFCWLFSRELLERVGYLDEGYAVGNFEDDDWIIRVKLAGYQLAVAGDAFIHHFGSVSMKALGEQDFAVVNKDNEQFYSQKWGDPHALVAETSRLARQQTSGTPSGQQEEGDTNPMDPRQRISTQGSQDPALHFRHSYDFYPEGSFLSDAKGDVYTLTGGRRRKLNIPVPRGISPVQVAKPDLLAIPAEEALISAGDVQGWPRESQQVHTTAVHGSHHGWAEGSIVAAVDAPEIRYQISGDKRRRFVSVYAAERWGVHSGHIISVSADQLNSMEEGWPIIAPPQLLNPDL; this is encoded by the coding sequence ATGAACACACCCGATCAACATCGCGGGGAAGGACGTCATGGTCGTAACAACAAGGTTAATGCTCGAAATGTTGTCCGTCGAAAAGGTCACAGTCATCACAACATCACTCCAAATATCAGCACTCACAGTGACAACAGCCGCAGTGAAAACAACAGGAATGGCAGCATAAGCAGCGAAAAAAAAGCGGCCCGCCGTGCCACACAGCACGATCTCTCGCGACCTGACATGGCAGTCCTGCATGCAGCAGGTCGTCGCTCAATACGGAAATCCAGACGTAAAGGCAAAAGCAGGCGCACAGCCAAAGGCGCCAGGCTCTACAAACAGGGGTATACCAGAGGATACAACGAAGGTATCCGCCAGGGACAGAGCTCGTTTGGTCTTGTTTTTGAAGGGGTCAGCATCATTATCCCCACGTACAATCAGCGGGAGTATGTGCTGAAATGTGTGTCCAGTATCGAAAAGCATACCCCTGCCCCCTTCGAAATCATTGTCGTGGATAATGCCTCCAAGGATGGAACTGCCGAGGCGATGCTCCGCAAAGGCGGCATGGTGAGGGTGGCTGCCCTGGATAAGAACCGGGGGTTTGCTGGAGGTGTCAATCATGGGCTGATGATGGCGAGAGGACGACATATCATCGTGCTGAACAACGATACGCTCGTTACTCCGGGCTGGCTGGATAACATGATGACTTGTCTTGCCAGTGATCCGAAGATTGGTGTGGTGGGTCCGGTGACCAACTATATTGGCGGGGATCAGCAGATTCAGGTTCCGTACCGTGAGGTAGAAGAGATGTGGTCTTTTGCCGCCACACATAATCGTCCGGATGCAGACAAACATCGAATAACCGATCGCTTGGTCGGATTCTGCTGGCTGTTCTCACGGGAGCTGCTGGAACGGGTAGGTTATCTGGACGAAGGGTACGCGGTGGGCAATTTCGAAGATGATGACTGGATCATCCGGGTGAAGCTGGCAGGATACCAGCTTGCGGTAGCCGGGGATGCTTTTATCCACCACTTTGGAAGTGTCAGTATGAAAGCCTTGGGTGAGCAAGACTTTGCTGTAGTGAATAAGGATAACGAGCAGTTTTATAGCCAAAAGTGGGGAGATCCTCATGCGCTGGTTGCCGAAACCTCCCGCTTGGCTAGACAACAAACCTCTGGTACCCCATCCGGTCAACAAGAGGAGGGTGATACAAACCCAATGGATCCGCGTCAGCGAATCTCAACGCAGGGCAGCCAAGATCCAGCATTACATTTCAGACACAGTTATGACTTCTACCCGGAAGGTTCGTTCCTGTCCGATGCCAAAGGAGATGTCTATACTTTAACCGGCGGTCGGCGGCGGAAGCTGAATATCCCTGTACCGCGTGGAATATCTCCTGTTCAGGTTGCCAAACCGGACCTGCTCGCCATTCCTGCCGAAGAAGCACTGATATCAGCGGGGGACGTGCAAGGATGGCCGAGGGAATCACAACAGGTGCATACGACAGCGGTTCATGGTTCTCACCATGGTTGGGCAGAAGGAAGTATTGTTGCCGCAGTGGACGCACCCGAGATTCGATATCAGATCAGCGGAGACAAGCGGAGACGATTTGTATCGGTCTATGCGGCAGAACGTTGGGGTGTACATTCTGGGCATATTATCAGCGTGTCTGCGGACCAACTGAATTCGATGGAAGAAGGCTGGCCCATTATCGCCCCACCTCAGCTCTTGAACCCAGATCTGTAA
- a CDS encoding GT-D fold domain-containing glycosyltransferase: MSVVRLGDGELLTLAADTVLPGQEVQELAPFLPYAGVPCSTPDIRAMLAEAIQAADWVGVPISRAPTFQGLLFPVLRHFGIDWSRLKLTSSTINYSLHQSGLVLPLLQGRRVLLIGSQAPELAALLHNRGIHVTGIIGSVAGVMDIPKVMQQTAEHAFDIALVAAGIPAVILCRRIAGELGKVALDFGHLADKLVTGELQL; the protein is encoded by the coding sequence TTGTCTGTCGTTCGCCTCGGAGATGGCGAACTGCTCACGCTGGCAGCCGATACGGTGCTGCCAGGCCAGGAAGTGCAGGAGCTGGCACCGTTTCTGCCCTATGCAGGGGTGCCATGCTCAACGCCAGACATCCGCGCGATGCTTGCGGAAGCCATACAGGCCGCCGACTGGGTTGGCGTGCCGATCTCACGGGCACCGACATTCCAGGGGTTGTTATTCCCGGTATTGCGCCACTTCGGGATCGACTGGTCTCGGCTGAAATTGACCAGTTCCACGATCAATTACAGTCTGCATCAGTCCGGCCTGGTGTTGCCCTTGCTACAAGGACGGCGGGTTCTGCTCATAGGCAGCCAGGCACCAGAGCTTGCGGCACTGCTGCATAACCGGGGGATTCATGTCACAGGCATTATTGGTTCTGTGGCGGGAGTCATGGATATTCCAAAGGTGATGCAGCAAACCGCAGAACATGCTTTTGATATCGCGTTGGTGGCGGCGGGAATTCCGGCGGTCATTCTGTGTCGGCGAATTGCAGGTGAACTCGGCAAGGTCGCTCTGGATTTTGGACATTTGGCTGACAAACTGGTAACAGGAGAGCTTCAACTCTAG
- a CDS encoding sugar phosphate nucleotidyltransferase: MKGVILAGGTGTRLYPLTRLINKHLLPVGKHPMIMYGIDRLRQAGIDELLIVINKHSAGLYTEYLGGGADHGVKLTYRIQEKAGGIAEALDLATTFILPGEKFVVLLGDNLFSDDLKPYVDRYMQQPAGTARVLLKEVDDARRYGVPVFDPKHPERISYIEEKPSQPKTSYCVTGIYMYDDHVFNLIRNIAPSARGELEITDVNNHYASAGGLEYDILQKYWSDAGTFESLQEAAVRMKGQLP, encoded by the coding sequence ATGAAAGGTGTAATTCTTGCCGGCGGAACAGGAACTAGACTGTATCCGCTGACCCGGCTCATTAACAAACATCTGCTTCCAGTCGGTAAACATCCGATGATTATGTATGGCATCGACAGGCTCCGCCAGGCAGGCATTGATGAACTATTGATTGTGATCAACAAACATTCCGCCGGGTTATATACAGAGTATCTTGGTGGCGGAGCAGATCATGGCGTGAAGTTGACTTATCGCATTCAGGAAAAGGCAGGCGGGATTGCGGAAGCGTTGGATCTGGCGACCACTTTTATTCTTCCTGGCGAAAAATTCGTTGTGCTTCTCGGAGATAATCTCTTCAGCGATGATCTGAAGCCTTATGTGGACCGTTACATGCAGCAACCTGCTGGTACAGCGCGAGTTCTGCTCAAAGAGGTGGATGATGCTCGACGTTACGGGGTGCCTGTTTTTGATCCAAAGCATCCAGAGCGAATCTCGTATATTGAGGAGAAGCCAAGCCAGCCGAAAACCTCTTATTGTGTGACGGGCATATACATGTATGACGATCATGTATTTAACCTGATTCGCAACATTGCGCCGTCTGCGCGTGGAGAACTTGAAATTACGGATGTGAATAATCACTACGCGTCTGCTGGCGGACTGGAATACGACATTTTGCAGAAATACTGGAGTGATGCAGGTACATTTGAATCGCTCCAGGAAGCAGCTGTCCGTATGAAAGGACAATTGCCCTAA
- a CDS encoding glycosyltransferase family 2 protein, with protein sequence MTLTSMIIPTYNGLNLIRPCIDAIRQYSGDPASYEIIVVDNGSTDGTAEYCALERIRFVRFPDNRGFPAACNAGLRAACGDELLLLNNDVTVTPRWLENLRMALYSDASIGITGPVTNYASGIQQIELAFRDMEHFQELANSNNVADSSRWREVRRIVGLCMLMKRDVVESVGLLDEAYSPGHYEDDDYCYRARLQGYRLLVCGDVLVHHQGSASFQKTDPVAWKQLLERNRSIFMSKWHVDPLEYMDISDEGGNVE encoded by the coding sequence ATGACACTGACGAGTATGATTATCCCAACTTACAATGGGCTGAATCTGATCAGGCCCTGCATCGATGCCATACGTCAATACTCGGGCGATCCTGCGTCATATGAAATTATCGTAGTAGATAACGGTTCGACGGATGGAACGGCTGAATATTGTGCGCTGGAGCGAATTCGATTTGTAAGGTTCCCGGACAATCGGGGGTTTCCGGCAGCGTGTAACGCTGGACTTCGTGCAGCTTGCGGGGATGAGTTGTTGCTGTTGAACAATGATGTTACGGTCACGCCCCGTTGGCTGGAGAACCTGCGAATGGCTCTGTACAGTGACGCAAGTATTGGGATCACGGGTCCTGTTACGAATTATGCAAGCGGCATCCAGCAGATTGAACTGGCGTTTCGGGATATGGAACATTTTCAGGAGTTGGCCAATTCCAATAATGTTGCGGATTCTTCAAGGTGGAGGGAAGTACGCCGGATCGTCGGTCTGTGCATGCTGATGAAACGAGATGTCGTGGAATCGGTTGGACTGCTTGATGAGGCATATTCTCCGGGACACTATGAGGATGACGATTATTGTTATAGAGCAAGATTGCAGGGATACCGCCTGCTGGTATGTGGAGATGTTCTCGTGCATCATCAGGGAAGTGCCAGCTTCCAGAAGACAGATCCGGTAGCGTGGAAACAGCTGCTTGAGCGTAATCGTTCGATTTTTATGAGCAAATGGCATGTCGATCCGCTTGAATATATGGACATATCCGATGAAGGAGGGAACGTGGAATGA
- a CDS encoding glycosyltransferase family A protein, whose protein sequence is MKGRSGVVRRRRTTSRQMTAGRTVMNKRHRNKKHVDIQKKRRSRAKSGPVNLHLMWKAGQVAGSEAEANNTVSEEHARLVWNAHAANVAELSNFELALKAGKAFMQGYAQASGHSFQIVPLPLRHSAAAIVCACNEEHTLGQVLLQLKRLPLTDIIVVLNGTTDDSLKQVLRQPGLTVIYEPDRAGHDVGRALGAKMTDAETVLFVDGDMVVSAEQLAPFLFAVDRGQDVALNNLTSLLPAFAGQDEVSRIKAYLNRTLGRADLGSNSMTAVPHALSRRMIQTVKPASLAVPPKAQSLAIQHGMNVSAPSQVDVIRSNRLRPGNTGSGNDVARLIIGDHLEALATLLGTGWNPAQAHTLSRVEVAYRRNAR, encoded by the coding sequence ATGAAGGGACGTTCAGGGGTTGTCCGCCGCAGGCGGACAACAAGTAGACAAATGACAGCAGGAAGAACAGTAATGAACAAGCGTCATAGGAACAAGAAGCATGTAGATATTCAAAAAAAAAGAAGAAGCCGAGCAAAGTCTGGCCCAGTAAATCTGCACTTGATGTGGAAAGCGGGGCAAGTTGCAGGAAGCGAGGCAGAGGCAAACAACACAGTATCAGAAGAACATGCACGTCTCGTATGGAATGCACACGCGGCGAACGTTGCGGAGCTAAGCAACTTCGAGCTAGCCCTGAAAGCGGGTAAGGCATTTATGCAGGGTTATGCTCAGGCCTCGGGACATTCATTCCAGATCGTGCCATTACCTCTTCGTCATTCAGCTGCTGCCATTGTCTGTGCCTGTAATGAAGAACACACACTGGGGCAGGTGTTATTGCAACTAAAGCGGTTGCCTCTGACGGATATTATTGTGGTACTGAATGGAACGACAGACGACAGTTTGAAACAGGTACTAAGGCAGCCGGGACTTACAGTAATCTATGAACCGGATCGTGCAGGACATGATGTGGGCCGGGCACTTGGAGCCAAGATGACGGATGCGGAGACGGTACTTTTTGTGGATGGAGATATGGTCGTCTCGGCTGAACAGCTTGCACCCTTTCTGTTCGCGGTTGATCGGGGACAGGATGTGGCGTTGAATAATCTGACGTCTTTGCTGCCTGCGTTTGCAGGGCAGGATGAGGTAAGCCGGATCAAAGCATATCTGAACCGGACATTAGGCAGGGCAGATCTTGGTTCCAATTCCATGACAGCCGTGCCTCATGCATTGTCTCGTCGTATGATTCAGACGGTGAAGCCAGCATCACTGGCCGTTCCACCTAAGGCACAAAGTCTAGCTATTCAGCATGGAATGAACGTCTCGGCACCAAGTCAGGTGGATGTTATTCGTTCCAATCGGTTGCGTCCTGGTAACACGGGAAGTGGGAATGATGTCGCCAGATTGATCATCGGAGATCATCTGGAGGCACTGGCTACATTGCTGGGTACAGGTTGGAATCCAGCCCAGGCACATACACTCTCCCGTGTAGAAGTGGCTTACAGGAGGAACGCCAGATGA
- a CDS encoding glycosyltransferase family 2 protein, giving the protein MRKTRTTARYATRSNVTRRKTVLKKRRWKSGHKKGTKAYTFVISSKQLMSQAKDGVENGAENGMSDAPSHRDVSQRPMLSVIIPAMNEEKRIGAVVREALRICREAEVLVVVNGSTDGTAKAAKRAGARVLTYAEALGHDGGRKVGAAEARGQVLLFTDADIAIPAEHLAPYVKAVLKGTDVALNDYHGPVTHHPVHPVVEAKHMLNSILARSDLRGASMTAIPHAISRKGLEVMGISSLEVPPLAQAKAVIGGLRVRAVHHVPVGRMNAVRIKKRRGPDPLSQVVLNDHMAAIKWITDTLGPRGGYTDLKRVRNLAR; this is encoded by the coding sequence TTGCGCAAAACCCGTACCACAGCACGTTATGCAACCCGATCCAATGTGACACGAAGAAAAACAGTGCTGAAGAAACGAAGATGGAAGTCTGGACACAAAAAGGGTACAAAGGCCTATACGTTCGTTATTTCATCCAAACAGCTGATGTCACAGGCTAAGGATGGAGTAGAGAATGGCGCGGAAAATGGCATGAGTGATGCTCCTTCACACAGGGATGTTTCTCAGCGACCGATGCTCTCGGTCATTATCCCTGCTATGAATGAGGAGAAAAGGATTGGTGCAGTTGTACGTGAAGCGCTGCGGATATGCCGTGAAGCTGAAGTGCTTGTCGTTGTGAATGGTTCAACAGACGGTACAGCTAAAGCAGCCAAACGGGCTGGAGCACGAGTGCTCACGTATGCAGAAGCGCTGGGGCATGATGGAGGACGAAAAGTAGGCGCAGCGGAGGCGCGCGGTCAGGTGTTGCTATTTACTGATGCAGATATCGCAATTCCCGCAGAGCATCTTGCACCTTACGTGAAGGCTGTGCTGAAGGGAACGGATGTGGCGCTTAACGACTACCATGGGCCGGTCACTCATCATCCCGTTCATCCGGTAGTGGAGGCCAAACACATGTTGAACAGCATACTCGCAAGATCCGATCTCCGGGGGGCATCCATGACAGCAATTCCACATGCAATAAGCCGAAAAGGGCTTGAGGTCATGGGGATATCCTCACTGGAAGTTCCGCCACTCGCACAAGCGAAGGCAGTGATCGGCGGACTTCGGGTACGCGCTGTTCATCACGTACCTGTGGGTAGAATGAATGCAGTACGAATCAAGAAGCGAAGAGGACCTGATCCGCTCAGTCAAGTGGTACTGAATGATCATATGGCAGCGATTAAGTGGATTACGGATACGCTCGGTCCCCGCGGAGGTTATACCGATCTGAAACGTGTTCGCAACCTGGCGAGGTAA
- a CDS encoding M4 family metallopeptidase gives MKFAKVMPTILGGALLLASVSSATAAPVSDQSIPLQAPYASEEGIPLNSGTDDTIFNYLGQQEQFLNTDVKSQLKIVKRNTDTSGVRHFRLKQYIKGIPVYGAEQTVHLDKTGAVSSALGDLPPIEEQSIPNDGVAEISGEDAIRIATEEATSRIGELGAAEITPQAELNIYHHEVDGQTYLVYITEVNVLEPAPLRTKYFINAVDGSIVSQFDLINFATGTGTGVLGDTKTLTTTQSGSTFQLKDTTRGNGIQTYTANNGSSLPGTLLTDSDNVWTDRAGVDAHAHAAATYDFYKNKFNRNGINGNGLLIRSTVHYGSNYNNAFWNGTQIVFGDGDGTTFRSLSGDLDVVGHELTHGVIEYTANLEYRNEPGALNEAFADIFGNTIQSKNWLLGDDIYTPNIPGDALRSLSNPTLYGQPDKYSDRYTGTQDNGGVHTNSGIINKAYYLAAQGGTHNGVTVTGIGRDKAIQIFYSTLVNYLTPTSKFAAAKTATIQAAKDLYGATSAEATAITKAYQAVGL, from the coding sequence ATGAAATTCGCCAAAGTTATGCCAACAATTCTTGGAGGAGCTCTTTTGCTCGCTTCCGTGTCCTCTGCTACTGCAGCTCCAGTGTCTGATCAATCCATTCCACTTCAGGCCCCTTATGCCTCTGAGGAGGGTATTCCATTGAACAGTGGAACAGATGACACTATCTTTAATTATCTTGGACAGCAGGAACAATTTCTGAATACCGATGTGAAATCCCAGCTCAAAATTGTTAAAAGAAACACAGATACATCTGGCGTAAGACACTTCCGCCTGAAACAATATATTAAAGGTATCCCGGTTTATGGTGCAGAACAGACGGTGCACCTGGACAAAACCGGAGCCGTGAGCTCCGCACTTGGCGATCTTCCACCGATTGAAGAGCAGTCCATTCCGAATGATGGTGTAGCCGAGATCAGCGGAGAAGACGCGATCCGTATTGCAACCGAAGAAGCAACTTCCCGGATTGGAGAGCTTGGTGCCGCGGAAATCACACCTCAAGCTGAATTGAACATCTATCATCATGAAGTAGATGGTCAGACGTATCTGGTTTACATTACGGAAGTAAACGTACTGGAACCTGCCCCTCTACGGACCAAATATTTCATTAACGCAGTGGATGGCAGTATCGTATCCCAGTTTGACCTCATTAACTTTGCCACTGGAACAGGTACAGGCGTGCTTGGAGATACCAAAACCCTGACAACCACCCAATCCGGCAGCACCTTCCAACTGAAAGACACCACTCGCGGCAATGGCATCCAAACGTACACGGCGAACAATGGCTCCTCACTGCCTGGTACCTTGCTCACAGATTCGGATAATGTATGGACCGATCGTGCAGGTGTAGATGCCCACGCCCATGCAGCTGCTACGTATGATTTCTACAAAAACAAATTCAACCGTAACGGTATTAATGGTAACGGATTGTTGATCAGATCGACCGTTCACTACGGCTCCAATTACAATAACGCCTTCTGGAACGGGACACAGATTGTCTTTGGTGACGGAGACGGAACGACGTTCCGATCCCTGTCTGGTGATCTGGATGTTGTGGGTCATGAATTGACGCATGGTGTTATTGAATATACAGCCAATCTGGAATATCGCAATGAACCAGGTGCACTCAACGAAGCTTTCGCCGATATTTTCGGTAATACGATCCAAAGCAAAAACTGGCTGCTCGGTGATGATATCTACACACCTAACATTCCAGGAGATGCGCTACGCTCCCTCTCCAATCCTACGTTGTATGGTCAACCTGACAAATACAGCGATCGCTACACAGGCACACAGGACAACGGCGGTGTCCATACCAACAGTGGTATCATCAACAAAGCTTACTACCTTGCTGCTCAAGGCGGAACACATAATGGTGTGACTGTTACCGGAATCGGCCGGGATAAAGCGATCCAGATTTTCTACAGCACACTGGTGAACTACCTGACACCAACGTCCAAATTTGCCGCTGCCAAAACTGCTACCATTCAAGCAGCCAAAGATCTGTACGGAGCAACTTCCGCTGAAGCTACTGCTATTACCAAAGCGTATCAAGCTGTAGGCCTGTAA